From one Methylomonas paludis genomic stretch:
- a CDS encoding exo-beta-1,3-glucanase — translation MSLDWFNNQPQQAGIDVPTGKLTSLSFSPFREGYSPLEEVFPLAEHIEEDMRLLADKTWSIRTYSSLGGLEPSPALARKYGLKMIQGCWLGYVSKDNHKEVEALIKSANTNPDVVTRVIVGNEVLLRGEMDVDKLIGYIREVKRAVKQPVSYADVWSMYMKYPKLIQEVDFITIHILPYWEDEPVAVANAGEHLEKVVKQVEDEARGIAPGKPILIGESGWPSAGRQRGLAVPGVVNAAKFNRDMIQVANRHHFDYNIVEAFNQPWKSHLEGVVGANWGLFSADREPVFPLTGPVNENPHWQLHFLESSLLWLLIVAAYAKKLRELSVFRSILFLALSQIFSVCLVTLANFLWYTSYNQWQRSYMLFIACANALLGAQLLQRSYALLAKIPGSQALAERLRGLYLLFIVLALYKNYGLAMHGRYLSFPIEQFSIPVLGVFTLIGLSTLNERRFGLSTLRSDVLIGWNLHGHRDRLIAYALSFGIIAMILGETKAFMDGSDFIQAHPGVSAGLPFALTYTLENQQLVVWLGYLLSLSLPLWSKYGEKART, via the coding sequence TTGTCTTTAGATTGGTTTAACAATCAACCGCAACAAGCCGGTATTGATGTCCCCACCGGCAAATTGACCAGCCTGTCATTTTCTCCGTTTCGGGAGGGCTACAGTCCACTCGAAGAAGTGTTTCCTCTGGCTGAGCATATTGAAGAAGATATGCGTTTGCTGGCGGATAAAACCTGGAGCATCCGCACCTATTCCAGCCTTGGCGGCCTGGAACCTTCTCCGGCATTGGCTCGCAAATATGGCCTGAAAATGATACAGGGCTGCTGGTTGGGTTATGTGTCTAAAGATAATCATAAAGAAGTTGAGGCTCTGATCAAATCCGCCAACACCAATCCTGATGTCGTTACCCGGGTGATAGTCGGTAATGAAGTGTTGCTGCGCGGAGAAATGGATGTAGACAAACTGATAGGCTATATCCGCGAGGTCAAGCGCGCCGTTAAGCAACCGGTGTCTTATGCCGATGTTTGGTCTATGTATATGAAGTATCCCAAACTGATTCAAGAAGTAGACTTTATTACTATCCACATTTTGCCCTACTGGGAGGATGAGCCAGTTGCTGTGGCGAACGCGGGCGAACATCTGGAAAAAGTTGTCAAGCAGGTTGAAGATGAAGCCCGCGGCATCGCTCCCGGTAAACCGATATTGATTGGTGAATCCGGCTGGCCCAGTGCCGGTCGCCAGCGCGGCCTGGCTGTACCTGGCGTGGTCAATGCAGCAAAATTTAATCGCGATATGATTCAGGTTGCCAATCGCCACCATTTTGATTACAACATCGTCGAAGCTTTCAACCAGCCCTGGAAAAGTCATCTGGAAGGTGTGGTAGGGGCAAACTGGGGACTGTTTTCGGCTGATCGTGAACCGGTTTTCCCATTAACCGGACCAGTCAATGAAAATCCGCATTGGCAACTGCATTTTCTGGAATCGAGTTTACTTTGGCTATTGATAGTAGCGGCTTATGCCAAAAAGCTACGCGAGCTGTCGGTGTTCCGCAGCATTTTATTTTTAGCCTTGTCGCAAATATTCAGTGTTTGTTTGGTAACGCTGGCCAATTTTCTCTGGTATACCAGTTATAATCAATGGCAACGCAGTTATATGCTGTTTATCGCTTGCGCAAATGCCTTGCTGGGAGCGCAGCTGTTGCAACGCAGTTACGCCTTGCTGGCCAAAATTCCGGGCAGCCAGGCGCTGGCGGAACGCTTGCGCGGCCTGTATTTACTGTTTATTGTGCTGGCGCTTTATAAAAACTACGGTCTGGCGATGCATGGGCGCTACTTGAGCTTCCCCATCGAACAATTCTCGATACCGGTGCTGGGTGTGTTTACACTGATAGGCCTGAGCACACTCAACGAACGCAGGTTCGGACTGAGTACGTTGCGATCAGATGTGCTAATAGGCTGGAATTTACACGGCCATCGAGATCGTCTGATTGCCTATGCTTTGAGTTTTGGCATTATCGCCATGATATTAGGCGAAACCAAAGCCTTTATGGACGGCAGCGATTTTATTCAGGCCCATCCTGGCGTTTCGGCTGGTTTGCCGTTTGCCTTGACCTATACTCTGGAAAATCAGCAACTAGTGGTGTGGCTGGGCTATTTACTGAGCTTATCGCTGCCTCTATGGAGCAAATACGGCGAAAAAGCCCGAACCTAG
- a CDS encoding HupE/UreJ family protein, translating to MFAIFLLLQCHCAVAHAPGLSSFDVQLQPTGVDVRLTFALQNIEAFAPMDSDLDAEVSDSEREAAKPSIAKLLAAQLRVNIDGQDREPVSAGQVSFDDQNNAHVEFHYQPAPHQMLVLQSKFLSLLADGHQQYLTVNAPAGEILLEKMLAKSDNQASVELAGANQLGTAQPGILAAFLDFFKLGVEHIVTGYDHLLFLFALLAVTHSFWPAIKIITFFTIAHSITLACAGLNIIELPSSFVEPFIAATIVYVGIENLVRGDHPKGRHWLTFGFGLIHGFGFASVLREMEISAGDTGILLPLLSFNLGIETGQIAVAAVVLPLIWWLNNKPEISTKFLKVCSLLVSLMGAYWFVERTLLS from the coding sequence TTGTTTGCCATTTTTTTGCTGTTGCAATGCCATTGCGCAGTTGCTCATGCACCGGGCTTAAGCTCTTTTGATGTGCAATTGCAGCCAACGGGCGTGGATGTGCGGCTGACTTTTGCCTTACAAAATATCGAAGCTTTCGCGCCTATGGATAGCGATCTGGATGCAGAAGTCAGTGACAGCGAGCGAGAAGCCGCCAAGCCCAGTATTGCCAAATTATTGGCAGCACAACTGCGGGTCAATATCGATGGTCAGGATCGTGAGCCGGTGTCGGCAGGGCAAGTCAGTTTCGATGACCAGAATAACGCTCATGTAGAGTTTCATTATCAGCCGGCCCCGCATCAGATGCTGGTGTTACAGTCTAAGTTTTTAAGCCTGCTGGCCGATGGCCATCAGCAATACCTGACAGTCAATGCGCCGGCAGGCGAAATTTTATTAGAGAAAATGTTAGCTAAATCAGACAATCAGGCCAGTGTTGAATTAGCAGGCGCCAATCAGCTTGGCACTGCTCAGCCGGGTATTTTGGCGGCTTTTCTGGATTTTTTTAAATTGGGCGTTGAACACATCGTTACCGGATATGATCATTTACTGTTTTTGTTTGCCCTATTGGCCGTCACTCACAGCTTTTGGCCGGCGATTAAAATTATCACGTTTTTCACAATAGCCCATTCCATTACTCTGGCTTGCGCCGGGCTGAATATCATCGAGTTGCCCAGCAGCTTTGTGGAGCCTTTTATTGCGGCTACCATAGTCTATGTCGGCATAGAAAATCTGGTTCGGGGTGATCACCCCAAAGGCCGCCACTGGCTGACTTTTGGCTTTGGTTTGATTCACGGTTTTGGTTTTGCCAGTGTTTTGCGGGAAATGGAAATTTCAGCGGGTGATACCGGCATTCTGTTGCCATTGCTGTCTTTCAATTTGGGCATAGAAACTGGGCAAATTGCGGTAGCAGCAGTGGTGCTGCCTTTAATCTGGTGGTTGAACAACAAGCCCGAAATCAGTACCAAATTCCTGAAAGTCTGTTCTCTGCTGGTCAGTTTGATGGGAGCCTACTGGTTTGTGGAGCGGACCTTATTGTCCTGA
- a CDS encoding copper resistance CopC family protein, translating to MTALLSPMPALAHAILVKSQPAKDEIVTQAPKQIDLWFNDAVRSEYKALAVIDSTGKRVDNHDVEQTLTDGSHIHATVADLPAGTYTVRYRVVSEDTHIVTGKFEFTVKPQ from the coding sequence ATGACTGCGCTGCTGAGCCCTATGCCGGCTCTGGCTCATGCGATTCTGGTGAAATCCCAACCCGCCAAAGATGAAATCGTCACTCAGGCCCCCAAGCAAATCGATTTGTGGTTTAACGATGCCGTACGTAGCGAATATAAAGCGCTGGCGGTTATAGACAGCACTGGCAAGCGTGTTGATAACCATGATGTTGAACAAACCTTGACCGATGGTTCGCATATTCATGCTACGGTGGCCGATTTACCTGCGGGTACTTATACCGTGCGCTATCGGGTAGTCTCGGAAGATACCCATATTGTCACCGGAAAATTTGAATTTACTGTTAAACCCCAGTAA
- a CDS encoding exo-alpha-sialidase: MSALTLYKSTRLLLLAGLLSVCAACSEQGEPTLPATDLQIQVLNPLPAQALQQQNITGFDIYAEGPKLHAIFTAAAADPKHPFIGYLHSEDGGLHWSVPTEVGSQFNLAVESRQGNDIQLAVAGSTVLAVWQTTGELPGMGPLVAIYSLDGGISWQQGSNPGSSDTDQSHPDLIADVQGRFHLVWLDDRDENGYQGLRYARSSDAGGHWELAQTIDASSCSCCWNRLAVSATGQINVLYRDMQPRDMALAQSSDGGASWQRISNVGEFNWQFDGCPHNGGGLSQGPDGMLHSVVWTGADNQVGLYYLQSADNGKSWSRPMPLAAGTPAFHSDIAANGRNRLAGVWDALEPTGSTVLLADSKNQGGDWSPARQLSTPGTVASHPRIVATASGWLALWTEQSPQAAKQWRIAVIQ; the protein is encoded by the coding sequence ATGTCTGCCTTGACGCTTTACAAATCGACTCGATTGCTGCTGTTAGCTGGCTTGCTAAGTGTTTGTGCGGCGTGTTCCGAGCAGGGCGAACCGACTCTGCCGGCCACAGACTTGCAAATTCAGGTGCTCAACCCTCTTCCTGCCCAAGCCCTGCAGCAGCAAAATATCACCGGCTTTGATATATATGCAGAAGGCCCAAAACTGCATGCCATTTTTACCGCTGCCGCCGCTGATCCCAAGCATCCTTTTATTGGCTATCTGCATTCCGAAGATGGAGGTTTACACTGGTCGGTGCCTACGGAGGTTGGCAGTCAGTTTAATTTGGCGGTGGAGTCCCGGCAGGGTAATGACATTCAGTTGGCGGTAGCCGGTTCCACAGTACTGGCTGTCTGGCAAACCACCGGTGAATTGCCGGGTATGGGGCCTTTGGTCGCCATTTATTCCCTGGATGGCGGGATAAGCTGGCAACAGGGCAGTAATCCAGGCAGTAGTGATACCGATCAATCCCATCCTGATCTGATTGCCGATGTCCAGGGCCGGTTTCATCTGGTCTGGCTGGATGACAGGGATGAAAATGGTTATCAGGGGTTACGCTATGCCCGCAGCAGCGATGCCGGCGGGCATTGGGAATTGGCGCAAACCATAGATGCTTCCAGTTGTTCCTGTTGTTGGAACCGGCTGGCAGTATCAGCCACCGGCCAGATCAATGTGTTGTATCGGGATATGCAGCCGCGTGATATGGCTTTGGCCCAATCAAGTGATGGCGGCGCCAGTTGGCAGCGCATCAGTAATGTGGGTGAATTTAACTGGCAGTTTGACGGTTGTCCGCATAACGGTGGCGGCTTGAGTCAGGGGCCTGATGGCATGCTGCATAGTGTGGTGTGGACCGGTGCGGATAATCAGGTGGGTTTGTATTACCTGCAATCGGCGGATAACGGAAAAAGCTGGAGTCGGCCCATGCCGCTGGCAGCCGGAACACCGGCATTCCATAGCGATATTGCCGCAAATGGCCGGAACCGGCTTGCTGGGGTCTGGGATGCCCTGGAACCGACCGGATCAACGGTTTTGCTGGCGGATTCCAAAAATCAAGGTGGTGATTGGTCACCTGCCCGGCAGCTTTCTACGCCGGGTACTGTCGCCAGCCATCCGCGCATAGTCGCAACAGCATCCGGTTGGCTGGCCTTATGGACAGAGCAGTCCCCCCAAGCCGCAAAGCAATGGCGGATAGCTGTCATACAATGA
- the lspA gene encoding signal peptidase II → MLKWLWLSALVLVLDQASKLAIDSHMQLFESIGLLPSFNLTYVHNAGAAFSFLSQAGGWQRWLFAALAIVISSIIAIWLARLSRQQTWLAAALALILGGAIGNLIDRLLYGYVIDFLDVYYQNWHWPAFNIADSAICVGVALMLLDSFGFGQKPAQPL, encoded by the coding sequence ATGCTTAAATGGCTATGGTTGTCGGCACTGGTTTTGGTGTTGGATCAGGCCAGCAAGCTGGCGATAGATAGCCATATGCAATTGTTTGAGTCGATTGGGCTATTGCCTTCTTTCAATTTAACTTATGTGCATAATGCCGGCGCTGCTTTCAGCTTTCTGAGTCAGGCCGGCGGTTGGCAACGCTGGCTGTTCGCGGCGCTGGCGATTGTGATCAGCTCTATTATTGCCATCTGGCTGGCTAGACTTAGCCGCCAGCAAACCTGGCTGGCGGCAGCATTGGCGTTGATACTTGGCGGTGCCATCGGTAATCTGATCGATAGATTGCTATACGGTTATGTCATCGACTTTCTGGATGTGTATTATCAAAACTGGCATTGGCCGGCATTCAATATTGCCGATTCAGCCATCTGTGTGGGAGTGGCTCTGATGTTGCTGGATAGTTTTGGTTTTGGGCAAAAACCAGCGCAGCCGCTATAA
- the ileS gene encoding isoleucine--tRNA ligase, with protein sequence MTIDYKQTLNLPKTEFAMKANLAQREPEILNQWQEQQLYQKIREICAGRPKFVLHDGPPYANGAIHIGHAVNKVLKDIIVKSKTLSGFDAPYVPGWDCHGLPIELMVEKTVGKAGVKVTPAQFRQECRAYAKKQVNIQKQEFVRLGVLGDWDNPYLTMDFSFEADIVRSLGKITANGHLHKGAKPVHWCTDCGSALAEAEVEYEDKRSPAIDVRFQVVDEHAFMAACHHALEHEGKGPLSVVIWTTTPWTLPANQAVALNPELEYVVVQCEIDGHSERLVVAEALLKSVVLRYGIGDHHVVGYCTGNALEHLLLQHPFYDRQVPIILGDHVTTDAGTGAVHTAPGHGQEDYVVGLKYNLLVDNPVGNNGVFLPSTELFAGLHVFSANDKVLEVLREHGKLVHHEALLHSYPHCWRHKTPIIFRATPQWFIAMEKNQLRDTALAEVKNVAWIPDWGQARIESMIAHRPDWCISRQRTWGVPIAFFVHKETGELHPRSAELIEQVALRIEQQGIDAWFELDAAELLGGEAEDYEKITDTLDVWFDSGVTHAAVLARRPQLQFPADLYLEGSDQHRGWFQSSLMTSVAMHGVAPYKEVLTHGFTVDAEGKKMSKSKGNVVLPQTVMKSLGADVLRLWVAGTDYRGEMSVSDEILKRTADGYRRLRNTARFLLSNLDGFDPAQHLVAAEDLLALDAWVVDKAWLLQIEIQEAYQTYQFQNIYQKVLNFCSIDLGGFYLDIVKDRQYTAKHDGLARRSAQTAMYHVIEALVRWLAPIISFTAEEIWRVIPGQRSASVFLETWYTGLVPLAADAVINVSTWERIIAVRTVVSKELEQLRSKGEIGASLNAEVDLYCDETYTSELGKLADELHFVFITSKTSLYDWQDSPADAVVTELDGVKLKVRVSAQPKCVRCWHQRPDIGLNPDHPELCGRCVENVVGDGEVRHYA encoded by the coding sequence ATGACCATAGATTATAAACAGACATTAAACCTACCAAAGACCGAGTTTGCCATGAAAGCCAATCTGGCCCAGCGCGAACCCGAGATTTTAAACCAGTGGCAAGAGCAACAACTTTACCAAAAAATCAGAGAAATCTGTGCCGGTAGGCCCAAGTTTGTGTTGCATGATGGCCCTCCCTACGCCAATGGTGCGATTCATATCGGCCATGCCGTGAATAAGGTTTTAAAGGATATTATCGTCAAATCCAAAACCCTGAGTGGTTTCGATGCGCCTTATGTGCCGGGTTGGGATTGCCACGGCTTGCCGATTGAGCTGATGGTGGAAAAAACCGTGGGCAAGGCCGGCGTAAAGGTTACCCCTGCACAGTTTCGGCAGGAATGCCGGGCTTATGCCAAAAAACAGGTCAATATCCAGAAGCAAGAGTTCGTGCGGCTGGGGGTATTAGGCGATTGGGATAACCCTTATCTGACCATGGATTTCAGTTTTGAAGCCGACATTGTCCGGTCCTTGGGCAAAATCACCGCTAACGGCCATTTACATAAAGGCGCCAAGCCGGTGCATTGGTGTACCGATTGCGGTTCGGCCCTGGCCGAAGCAGAAGTAGAGTATGAGGACAAACGCTCTCCAGCCATCGATGTGCGTTTTCAGGTAGTGGACGAACATGCCTTTATGGCGGCCTGTCATCATGCCTTGGAGCATGAAGGCAAAGGTCCGTTATCGGTAGTGATCTGGACTACCACGCCGTGGACTTTGCCGGCCAATCAGGCCGTGGCCTTGAACCCGGAACTGGAATATGTGGTAGTGCAGTGTGAAATCGACGGTCATAGCGAACGTCTGGTGGTAGCCGAAGCCTTGCTGAAAAGCGTGGTGCTGCGTTACGGCATAGGTGATCATCATGTGGTGGGTTATTGCACCGGCAATGCCTTGGAACATCTGCTGCTGCAACATCCGTTTTATGACCGGCAAGTGCCGATTATCCTGGGCGATCACGTTACTACCGATGCCGGTACCGGCGCGGTACATACCGCTCCTGGCCATGGTCAGGAAGACTATGTGGTCGGCCTGAAATATAATCTGCTTGTGGATAATCCGGTCGGTAATAACGGTGTGTTTTTACCCAGCACCGAACTGTTTGCCGGTCTGCATGTATTCAGCGCCAACGACAAGGTGCTGGAAGTATTGCGGGAGCACGGCAAACTAGTCCACCATGAAGCCTTGCTGCATAGTTATCCGCATTGCTGGCGGCACAAGACGCCGATTATTTTCCGGGCTACCCCGCAATGGTTTATCGCCATGGAGAAAAACCAGTTGCGGGACACTGCCTTGGCCGAGGTGAAAAATGTTGCCTGGATCCCTGATTGGGGTCAGGCGCGAATTGAAAGCATGATAGCCCATCGTCCAGACTGGTGTATTTCCCGGCAACGCACCTGGGGTGTGCCGATTGCATTTTTTGTGCATAAGGAAACCGGCGAATTGCATCCCCGTAGCGCCGAACTGATAGAACAAGTGGCATTGCGTATTGAGCAGCAGGGCATTGATGCCTGGTTTGAACTTGATGCGGCTGAATTGCTGGGCGGCGAAGCTGAAGACTATGAAAAAATCACCGACACCCTGGATGTCTGGTTCGATTCCGGTGTGACTCATGCGGCGGTACTGGCCCGGCGCCCACAATTGCAGTTTCCGGCAGATTTGTATCTGGAAGGCTCGGATCAGCATCGCGGCTGGTTCCAGTCATCACTAATGACTTCAGTCGCCATGCACGGCGTTGCACCCTATAAAGAAGTACTGACTCACGGATTTACCGTGGACGCGGAAGGCAAAAAAATGTCCAAGTCCAAGGGCAATGTGGTGCTGCCGCAAACCGTGATGAAATCGCTGGGTGCCGATGTGCTGCGTTTATGGGTGGCCGGTACCGATTATCGTGGTGAAATGTCGGTATCCGATGAAATTCTAAAACGGACCGCCGATGGTTATCGGCGTTTGCGTAATACAGCCCGCTTCCTGTTGTCCAATCTGGATGGTTTTGATCCTGCCCAGCATCTGGTGGCTGCCGAGGACTTGTTGGCCCTGGATGCCTGGGTGGTGGATAAAGCTTGGTTATTGCAGATAGAAATTCAGGAAGCTTATCAGACCTACCAGTTTCAAAACATTTATCAAAAAGTGCTGAATTTTTGCAGTATCGATTTGGGTGGTTTTTATCTGGATATCGTTAAAGATCGCCAGTACACCGCCAAGCATGACGGATTGGCTCGGCGTTCTGCGCAAACTGCCATGTATCATGTCATTGAAGCCTTGGTACGGTGGCTGGCGCCTATCATCAGTTTTACTGCCGAAGAGATCTGGCGTGTCATTCCCGGTCAGCGTAGCGCATCAGTATTTTTGGAAACCTGGTATACCGGTTTGGTTCCACTGGCAGCAGATGCCGTGATCAATGTCTCGACCTGGGAGCGGATTATTGCTGTGCGTACCGTAGTCAGTAAAGAACTGGAGCAATTGCGCAGCAAAGGTGAAATTGGCGCATCGCTGAATGCCGAGGTAGACTTGTATTGTGATGAAACCTATACCAGTGAACTGGGCAAATTGGCGGATGAATTGCATTTTGTGTTCATTACTTCCAAAACCAGCTTGTATGATTGGCAGGATAGTCCGGCTGATGCCGTGGTCACTGAACTGGACGGCGTTAAACTTAAAGTACGGGTTTCTGCACAGCCAAAATGTGTGCGCTGCTGGCATCAACGTCCGGATATTGGTCTGAACCCGGACCATCCAGAACTGTGTGGCCGTTGCGTGGAAAATGTGGTGGGGGATGGTGAGGTGCGTCATTATGCTTAA